The genomic stretch TTATCTGGCACCAATGTGTTTTCGTTCTCCGTGGAAGATGGTGAAAAGGAAATCATTGAAAAAATGAAGGAGTTCCAAGGTCAATACATCAAGGTGACCTACAAAGAACGCTACGCCACTTTTTTTTGGTTGGGCGACACCAAATATTTTATCAAAGAAGTGAAATCTGAAAAATCACCGATTTTTAGAAATTAAAAGACACACCCCTAACCCCTCTT from Flagellimonas oceani encodes the following:
- a CDS encoding 6-phosphogluconate dehydrogenase, with the translated sequence MKKFLIIFIAAVVIGIVGYFTFIYYVPYSEGYRSGELIKFSRKGVLVKTWEGQISQGLSGTNVFSFSVEDGEKEIIEKMKEFQGQYIKVTYKERYATFFWLGDTKYFIKEVKSEKSPIFRN